In Fusarium oxysporum Fo47 chromosome VII, complete sequence, the following proteins share a genomic window:
- a CDS encoding HSP20-like chaperone has protein sequence MSRLLLHGCKSTLPRTLSRNLKHLGLKPTINQTRKMAFFPRSLYDSDTSFTPFFRLLDDFDNYSRQGVSGRRTGTPSWQPKFDVRETGEAYELHGELPGINKEDVHIEFTEPQSMLISGRTERTYTAGTPPAGLIEGTSRGGAITEGGDESKKASAGEEKSASRDAGTETTEKEMPETKKSDKAKYWLSERSVGEFSRSFNFPTQVDQDSVTANFKDGILNILVPKVKKHESKRIAIS, from the coding sequence ATGAGCAGACTTCTTTTGCACGGTTGTAAATCAACTCTCCCTAGAACACTTTCACGAAACCTGAAGCACCTCGGTCTCAAGCCTACTATCAACCAAACACGCAAAATGGCTTTCTTCCCGCGAAGCCTCTACGACTCCGATACCTCTTTCACTCCATTCTTCCGTCTTTTAGACGACTTTGATAACTACTCTCGCCAGGGAGTAAGCGGCCGTCGCACTGGTACGCCCAGCTGGCAGCCCAAATTCGACGTCCGTGAGACCGGGGAAGCATATGAGCTTCATGGCGAGCTCCCTGGCATCAACAAGGAGGATGTCCACATCGAGTTCACCGAGCCCCAGTCTATGCTCATCAGTGGCAGGACTGAGCGCACTTACACTGCCGGTACTCCTCCTGCAGGCCTCATCGAGGGCACTAGCAGGGGCGGTGCCATTACCGAGGGTGGCGACGAGAGCAAGAAGGCCAGTGCGGGGGAAGAAAAGTCCGCCTCACGTGATGCCGGCACTGAGACTACTGAGAAGGAAATGcccgagaccaagaagtcTGACAAGGCCAAGTACTGGCTCTCGGAGCGCAGTGTCGGCGAGTTTTCTCGCAGCTTCAACTTCCCGACTCAGGTCGATCAGGACTCGGTGACTGCAAACTTCAAGGACGGCATCCTCAATATTCTGGTCCCCAAGGTTAAGAAGCACGAGTCAAAACGTATCGCTATCAGTTAA
- a CDS encoding Alpha/Beta hydrolase protein: protein MGSSVTWAFWDQYPEERQRVDHFAIVDQSSVLVRDPTWTKQQADTWSAALFTPEQTYTFAHNMTLETPPFVKSMFSPQISEADYKWVLSENKKMSDKHAATLLINHAFADWRDVLPRIDIPSLVISGDISVNNASGIAWAASQIPGAKSRTFTAKEKGSHFIFWENPKLFNQVIEEFITS from the coding sequence ATGGGTTCATCTGTTACATGGGCTTTTTGGGACCAGTATCCTGAGGAGCGTCAACGAGTCGACCATTTCGCCATCGTTGACCAGTCATCAGTTCTCGTTCGTGATCCCACATGGACAAAGCAGCAAGCTGATACATGGTCCGCTGCCCTCTTCACACCAGAGCAGACCTACACCTTTGCTCATAATATGACCCTAGAGACCCCTCCTTTCGTCAAGTCAATGTTCTCTCCTCAGATTTCTGAAGCAGACTACAAGTGGGTGCTTTCAGAGAATAAAAAAATGAGCGATAAACATGCCGCCACATTGCTCATCAACCACGCTTTTGCCGACTGGCGTGATGTCCTGCCGCGCATTGATATCCCGTCACTGGTCATCTCTGGTGATATTAGTGTTAATAATGCTTCGGGTATCGCCTGGGCTGCGTCTCAGATCCCTGGTGCGAAGAGCCGAACTTTTACAGCTAAGGAGAAGGGCAGCCACTTTATATTCTGGGAGAACCCCAAGCTATTTAATCAGGTTATTGAAGAGTTTATTACCTCTTGA